TACCGCCTCAACGTCTTCCCGCTGGAACTGCCGCCTCTCCGCCGGCGCCGCGAGGACATCCCCGCCCTGGTGAACCACTTCCTGCGCGTGTTCGCTGCCGAGCACGCCCCCGAGTACGAGATCGACCCCGACGCGCTGGACCTGTTGGCCAACTACCGCTGGCCGGGCAACGTGCGGGAACTGCAGAACGCCGTCCAACGCGCCGTCGTGCTGTGCGAGGACCGGCGGATCACCCGCTCGCTCTTCCCGTTCCTGGACCTGGCGCCGGGCGATTCGTCCATGGAAATCCCCACCGTGGCGGCCCTGTCGTACCGCGACGCCATGGACCGGGCGAGCGCCAGCTTCCAGCGGCAGTACCTGGTCGAGGTGCTCAAACGGGCCGGCGGCAACGTGACGCGGGCCGCCGAACACGCGGGCATCGAACGCGAGAGCTTCCACCGCCTGCTGCGCAAGTGCGGCGTCCAGGCCGACGACGTCCGACGGGATCTCAGCGGCAACTGACGCCCCGCACCACCTGGCCCGCGCGCGTCCGCGCGATGCGCCCGTCCCGCAGGGCCACGTGCCCGTTGACGATGACCGTCCGCAGCCCGTCGGCCGGTTGATGCGGGTCCTCGTAGGTCGTCCGGTCGGCGATCGTCTCGGGGTCGAACATCACGAGGTCGGCCTTCGCGCCCACGGCGATCAAGCCCCGATCCCGGATGCCGAACTTGCGGGCCGGCAGCGAGGTCATCTTCCGCACCGCCTCCGGCAGGCTGAGCAGCTTCCGCTCCCGCACGTACTCCCGCAGGATCCGAGGAAACGTGCCGAAGTTGCGCGGGTGCGCCACCGGTTCGTCGTCCCCGACGACGTGCCCGTCGGTGGCGATCATCGAGAGCTCGTGCGCAACGACCTTCCGGACGTCCGCCGGGCGCAGTGCGTGGAACATGGCCGACGGATCGCCCTCGACAACCAGGTCCATGGCCGTATCGGCAGCGCTCCGCCCGCGGGCCTTCGCGACCTGGGCCAGCGTCTTGCCCTCCAGCGAACGGTCGGGCTCAAACGTGCAGAGGACGACCTTGCCGGGGCCGCCGATCCAGGCGATCTTGCCGGCCACCTCGTCGCGGATCCTGCGCCGGAAGGCGGCATCCTGGAGGCGCTCCTTCAGCTTGCCGTCCTGCGAGACCCACGGCGGGATCGCGACGGCCGCCAGCCCGGTGTTCGTCGCCCCGTAGGGATGGATGTCGAACGTGATGTCCACGCCGTCGCGCCGGCGGCTCTCGATGGCCTCGATGACGCGGTCCATGCGGTCCGGCCGGGTGCGGCCGCGGCGGTGGAGGACCTTCAGGTGGGATATCTCCACGGGCAGGCGCGCCCGCCGGCCGATCTCGGCGGCCTCGGCGACGGCCTCGAACACCTGGCCGCCGGCGCTGCGCTTGTGGCTGGCGTAGACGCCTCCGGCGGCGGCGACCACCTTCGAGACCTCCACCAGTTCGTCCAGCTCCGCGTAGGACCCCGGCACGTAGAACAACCCGGTGGACATGCCGAGCGCGCCGTCGGCCATCGCCTGCTCGACGAGCCGGCACATGGCGAGGAGTTCCTTGCGCGTCGGCCGGCGGCCCGCCATGCCCATCGCGTTTTCACGGACGGTTCCATGGCCCACAAGCGTGGCGTAGTTGATGGCCGGCCCGGCGGCCTCGATCTCCCGGAGCCGTGCGGCGACCGGCAGGGCCGACCCGCCGCAATTGCCCGAGACGACCGTCGTGATGCCTTGCTGCAGGAAGTTGGCTGCCGCCGGTTGACCCACGATGCCGTCCGCGTGGGTGTGTACGTCCACGAAGCCGGGGCAGAGCGCCAGGCCGGCCGCGCGCAACGTCTTCCGGGCCTTCGCCTTCGGCCCGCCGATGCACGCGATGCGATCGCCCCGGATCCCGACCGATGCCCGGTACCACGGACTGCCGGTGCCGTCATAAATGGCCGCGTCTTCAATCAGCAGGTCGAGCATTCCATGCCTCCTGGGGCCGCTGGGGTGGAGATCAATGGTGATCTTCGCGGGGGCGGATCGGACGTTCGCGGAACTCCCGGATCAGCTTCGCCAGCTCCTCCGCGGCCGCCCGGTAGAGCACCTCGCCCTTCTCGGCCGAGCCCAGCGTCGGATCGCCCAGCACGCCCGTGGAGCTGAACGTGCTCCACCATTCCATCATGCCGATGCGGCCGCCGTCCTGGACGTCCTGCCACCAGAACTCGGACGGCAGCATGTTGTTCTCCGGCGCGGCCAGTTGCCGGCGCACACCCTCCGGGCGCAGGTAGAGGTACATGGACGTCTCGATCTCGTCCGCGTGCGCCACCCAGCCGCGGGGCGACTCGCGCACCTCGGCCAGCGTCTTCGCGGTGAGTTCGAAGTAGCTGAACGCGGCGCAGATGACCTCGTTGTCCATCGTCGCCTGGCGCGCGGCCACTTCGATGAGCGGACGGTTGGAGCCGTGGCCGTTGACGATCAGCACCTTGCGGAAGCCGTGATGCGCCACGCTGCGCACGATATCCAGCAGGAAGCGCACGTAATTGTCCCACGCAATGCCGATCGTGCCCGGGAAGTCGATGTGGTGCCAGTTGAACCCGTAGCTCAGGGGCGGCATGAGCAGCGTCTCGTCGGGTGCCAGGCGCGCCGCGCCTTCGCAGACGCACTGGCAGAGGTAGTTGTCGACGTCCAGCGGCAGGTGGGGGCCGTGCTGCTCCGTCGACCCGACGGGGAGCACGATCACGCGCCGCTGCGCGACGGCCCGCTTCATCTCGGGCCAGGTCAGCTTGTCGTAATAGTACGGGGCGGCGTCCGCCATGGCTGTCCCCTCGGAATGGAACCCCCGGGCCGCCGCCATCA
The Candidatus Brocadiaceae bacterium genome window above contains:
- a CDS encoding D-aminoacylase, which translates into the protein MLDLLIEDAAIYDGTGSPWYRASVGIRGDRIACIGGPKAKARKTLRAAGLALCPGFVDVHTHADGIVGQPAAANFLQQGITTVVSGNCGGSALPVAARLREIEAAGPAINYATLVGHGTVRENAMGMAGRRPTRKELLAMCRLVEQAMADGALGMSTGLFYVPGSYAELDELVEVSKVVAAAGGVYASHKRSAGGQVFEAVAEAAEIGRRARLPVEISHLKVLHRRGRTRPDRMDRVIEAIESRRRDGVDITFDIHPYGATNTGLAAVAIPPWVSQDGKLKERLQDAAFRRRIRDEVAGKIAWIGGPGKVVLCTFEPDRSLEGKTLAQVAKARGRSAADTAMDLVVEGDPSAMFHALRPADVRKVVAHELSMIATDGHVVGDDEPVAHPRNFGTFPRILREYVRERKLLSLPEAVRKMTSLPARKFGIRDRGLIAVGAKADLVMFDPETIADRTTYEDPHQPADGLRTVIVNGHVALRDGRIARTRAGQVVRGVSCR
- a CDS encoding creatininase family protein, producing MADAAPYYYDKLTWPEMKRAVAQRRVIVLPVGSTEQHGPHLPLDVDNYLCQCVCEGAARLAPDETLLMPPLSYGFNWHHIDFPGTIGIAWDNYVRFLLDIVRSVAHHGFRKVLIVNGHGSNRPLIEVAARQATMDNEVICAAFSYFELTAKTLAEVRESPRGWVAHADEIETSMYLYLRPEGVRRQLAAPENNMLPSEFWWQDVQDGGRIGMMEWWSTFSSTGVLGDPTLGSAEKGEVLYRAAAEELAKLIREFRERPIRPREDHH